CTGAGGGTTTAGCGGAATCACTATTTCGTAGTCTTACACGAATGGGTTACGATGTGTTGGTAAATTCGATGGATGATTTCAACTTAGTAAGCATAGTAgctgtatatatatatatatatatatatgtatcTATAATAATGAAAGTTTGATCTAACTAATTATTATAGGAAAATTTGTTGCGTCCACTTCAATGTGTATTTATTTGCAGTACAACTGGTCAAGGGGAGATGCCCCTTAATATGAGGGTTCgtgaataaaaattttcttttgtctTTAGATACTAATGTGAGAGCAGAAATTTTGGAGATTCTTactaagaaaaaaactaCCCAACACTTTCTTAAATGATATGCAATATGCGGTGTTTGGTTGCGGTGACACTTCATATACGAGGTAACTTATTTTCAAAGGAGAGAATAATAACATATAGATTCAATTGggcttccaaaaaattggatAGTCGGTTGCGCCAGTTGGGTGCACAATCGTTTAGTTCGCGTGGTGAGGGTGATGAACAGCATCCTGATGGGTAAGTTAATGATAATAAGTATTCttacttattttttgcagTGTTGAAGGTGTTTTTGCATATTGGTGCAATCACTTATATTCTCAACTGGCTGCCATAAAAACCCCCTCTCGTCCAGCCTTCGGAGAATTCGATTTGCTACCGCCTTCGTTCCAAATTATTATAGACGAAAGTTTAGGTTGCAAAGTAAAAGGATTTGAAGATAATAATATTGTTCGCCATTCTCGTGGGAAAATTGAAGCAACTCTTGTACATAATAAACGGATAAGTAATATAAAGCATTGGCAAGATGTTCGTCATCTCGCTTTTAAAATTCCAAACTTTGAAAGGTGGAAGCCAGGAGACGTTGCTGTTCTTTATCCTTGGAATGATGATATGAGCGTTAACTCGTTCATTGAATGCATGGGTTGGGAATCCATAAAATACTCTCCTTTGATTATTTCTTCCAACGTTGCCGAACGCAAGCTTCCCTGGtttccaaatattttgaacGTTTTTAATCTTGTGAAATACGTCCTTTCAATCCATTCAGTACCATCAAGAACATTCTTTGAAATGGCATCTCACTTCTCAAATAATAAGATGCATAAAGAACGTCTTCaagaattttcttcttacAAAAACATTGATGATTATTATGATTACACAACTAGGCCTAGAAGGACTGTTTTGGAAACTCTTCAGGAATTCAAATCTGTCCAAATACCTATCGAGTATGCATTAGATGCCTTTCCAGTTATTCGTGGACGTCAATATTCTATAGCAAATAGATGTGATAATTCTACTGGAATTTTGGAATTGGCGGTAGCGCTGGTGAAATATCAAACTATATTGAAAAGTCCTCGACAAGGTATATGCAGTCGTTGGATATGTGATTTACACGAAAATACCTCTTTTAATATTGATATTCTTCCCGGATTTCTAAATCTATCTTACCAAAGTAATAAGCCATTAATTATGGTTGGCCCAGGAACAGGAGTTGCACCTTTAAGAGCATTAATTCAAGAACGAATATATAATGgcttaaaagaaaatcttcTGTTTTTTGGATGTAGAAACAAATCTatggattttctttttgaaaaggattGGGAAAAATACACCGAAGAAGGCACActgaaattgttttgtgCTTTCTCACGCgatcaagaaaaaaagaaatacgTGCAACACTCAATTCAAGAAAATGGCGAGTTAgtatataatttattaaatgagaAAGATGGCATGTTCTTTGTAAGTGGATCTTCGGGCAAAATGCCTAGTTCTGTGAAAGACGCGATTGCTGGCATTGTTTCTAAATATTCGGGCTGCAGTATATCTGATGGTTATAGTTTTGTCACTTCattggaaaagaagaatagaTATTACCAGGAAACCTGGTAAATAATGCAATGAAATACCTTACGTACTAAAgttatttttgatatattGCTTGAAAGACACAGCCATGAATATCTTGCTGCTTAGTACTTGACCAGTAAAGATCATTAGAATGCGGTATTATTAAACAGGCTACCAACGATAAAACGTAAATAAGTCTtgaattaatattttatccAAATCAAACAACATTATCATAGCAAATCTAGTTAAATAGCATTTAGTAAGTTGGCTACGCTTTTAGGATCAAGGCGTTCATTACCAATTGGGGGTTCCACTAATTCGTCAGCATTTTCCGAAGTATTATGGGCACCATCGTTGTTGGACGGATTAAAGGTACTTTGAGACGACCCGTCAAAGCTGGATGAGTAGCCAGGTCTTTTGCGATTAGTCCAAGCATCTTGATTAGTTTTTTGACTAGGAGGTGGATTGCTTAACCGACGTGGATATTCCTCTCTTCCAAGTCTCGACAATCCACCAAAAGGATCAATGTTGCGGATATGGGGACGGATGGATTCCATTATGGACAAAAGACGTCTTTCATAGTAAGCTTCTTTCTCCACATACTCTCGAATTGCCTTCTGTAAGGAAACAGAAGTTTTTTTAGTATACGtttttgattctttaaCCAAGTTTAAGGTAACAAAATCCACTTTATCCGACAACAACTTTTCATGAACACGTGCAACCTCAAGGGCTTGTAAAGCATCATCTGTACGAGCTTTACTTATTTTTGGGCTATCTTGTAAACGGTTGGCAGCCGAAAGATAGGAATTAGTCTGATTTTTACTACTTATCAGATCGCGCATAAGGATATGCCTGTTCGATAAAATTTCCTAATTCCAGTAAGtttaaattacaaaaaaatcgaaGTTTTTACCTTTACAACAAATGCGTTATCGGAAGCATAACACAGAGAATCAGCTAATGTTACAAGCTGTTTGCTGGATTGCATAATTCGAACATCTGAAATAGCTTGTAGCATCTTTCCAACCCTGTTCAATGCATTTGCTAATCCATTGTGCTGTTCCTCGACCGAATAATCGATCAAAGATTGTCCCAAATCAGCATGTGTTAATGCCAAAGCTATGTCGAAAAGTTAGCAAttatgtaaaaaatattttttttacgtaCATTGTTTTCGATTAACGagtttttcaagtttaaTTTCTGCGTCCTTTgcatttttgtaaaaagatttaacGATAGGTCGTAAATTAGCAAGAGCCTGACAAGGATCTGGTGGCAAAGGAAACtgttttaaagcttttcttttcaatcCTGATGTAGGATTGCCCGTATTAATCAATGGAGAATAACCATAATCACTTTCGACGAAAAGTTGAAGCTCGGGATCATATAGCAAATTAGGATTTGTAGACACATAATTAAGCCATGATTGTAAGCCTGAttttaagtaaattaaatCCTCCTTTATTCCGCTACTGACGGATGTCTTCGCCTCGGGAACGGCAGGAATTAAACATTCGGGATGAgtagaaattaaatattttgcaaattttttaaattctgCGTGAGTTCTTCGAACATTTTTGTACAACTTGGAACGATAAGCCGGTAAAGTTGTCTACGAAGTTAGAAATCGAAGAGTTAAGTATTGGAGGGAAAATAAACTACAGACGTTACACACATACCTGaacattcatttttatgaCAGGGtcttttgaattttcagCTTCAATATCAACTATTCGAATCCTCAAAAAAGGCCCAGATCCTGTTTGCGAGATACTGTTTTCTCCAGTAGTGGATGAGGCTGCAGACGGATTCATCGTGGCTTCAGCTATCAAGCGATCTGCTTCAAAAACAGGTGTTTCGTTTATATTTCCATTAACTGATCCAACATTCGCGTCTTCTGAAGAAGGTTCAACTGATATGGAGCCAGGCATATCAGTATGAATAGGAACATCTTGAAAGCCTTTGTCATCAAGGGTGGAAAAGCCTCCGCTGAAAACGTGAGAATTCATTAAATCATCTGTGCTGTGTTGAGATGACATTGGTCAAGCGATTGTTGTCTATCAAACGTGATAATAATTAGATTTGGATTCAACAAACACAAAGCAAGAAAGTAGCAGCTATAACTGAATAATCAATTGTAATGGATAGGAGGGTATGATTATACAAAATTCTAGTAGAGTACAAGCCTCTATACTGtatgattatttttaagattTAGAAGAAGGTTTTAACACTTTGCAATGGAAAAGAGAAGTGAATACAAATGTTGGGCAGTTGTCATTACTACTTACATTGTTATCGCGGCGATTCAACAACATTCGTAATCTGCTTTTACATTACAAAGTGTGATTCGTTATTCTAGGTATATCAAATCCACCGTATTTTTGTCTCTTTAAAATGATATTCTTAAATCTATATtttgttatatttttagttGTCTAAGGGTTTCCAAGGTTAAAAGAATGGTTTTAAATCTAGATGGATAGTTTTCAGGTGCTTTCTTTGTAAGGATTGTAATGCAGCATTCGAGCTGTTGTAAATATTAGTGTAGTTATTTCACATTCAGACTTCCTTGATTGAAGTAAGGTAATTGTTACATCGGTTTCGTTAAGTATTTGCACGTCCATCCATAATGCTAAGCAATCTATAATTTTGAGTCAATAACAATTACTTCGATATAAACCAAatctatttaaaaaacgcTAAACAATTTACATACGATTTTGGGAATTCACAACtgatttttgctttaacCACAGTTAAAGTAACTGGCTTCTACGTCATTATCGTATGCTTACCGAATTCATCTCTAAAGTTCTGTATATGTTGGGATGCAATGGGTTCCATGCTGCTGCTATAACTTACCCTCTTCGTCAAACATTCATAAAAACAATCCCTAAATATGGGTCTTCATAACCCTTTACCTTCGTCTTTAAAGAGTATGTAATGACTGATCATCAATTATTGTTGGAAATGTAACTAACATTTAAGGCGAATGCAAGAAGGCTGGGAAAATTTTGACTAGTTTTGTGGTAtgtcaattttaaaattaagtttactttttattattaaatgacCCATTGCCTTGatagaaaattttattaactgTTTTAATTTAGGACCCGAGGCAAACTCTTGGAGCGCAAGAAGTTATTCCGCCGTCGGTATTGACGAATGCTAAAGGCTTAGTTATTATGACTGTACTTAAGGCCggctttcttttctctgGTAGAATTGGATCCGGTCTAATTGTCGCACGTCTTGACGATGGTACTTGGTCTGCTCCTTCCGCAGTTATGACTGGCGGGATGGGAGTTGGCGCACAAATTGGCTCTGAATTAACAGATTTTGTTATTATACTTAATTCCAAAGCTGCTGTTCAAACTTTTGCTCGGTTGGGAAGTATTACTTTGGGTGGAAACCTTTCAATAGCCGCTGGACCTTTGGGCCGAAATGCCGAAGCTGGTGGTGGTGCAAGTGTTGGCGGCATGGCGCCTATGTTCTCGTATAGTAAAACCAAAGGTCTTTTCGCAGGTGTTTCTCTTGAAGGATCTGTGTTGGTTGAACGTCGTGACGCTAATCGAAGTCTTTATAGAGGTGATATTACTGCTAAGCGACTTCTTTCGGGCCAAGTAGCTCAACCCGCTGCAGCGGATCCCCTTTATCGGGTCCTTAActctaaaatatttaatttgaaCAGAGGTGATGAAGGTGACATTTATAATGATGTTCCTATTTATGCTGATGATGAGCCCGAAGATATCTGGGGTCCCTCCTCAAAGTCTACTAAACGTCGAGACTCTGCAGACCGATCTTCCTCTTACTCTCGTCGTGGTGACTCGTACCGCAGCAATCGTAGTCGGGCTcatgatgatgatgatgaagatgattATAGTTTCAGTCGTAGTAAATCTCTTTCACGGAAAACTGCAGGCGGTTCTTTACGTTCTTCTAAAATGGACAACCGTAGATCCAAATATGCGGATACTCCATCCCCCCGTCGCAGTCGTAGTTATAGCGACGAAGACGAAGAAAGTGTTTATAGTTCTGATGTTAGCACAGAATCTTCCTCGCAATTCTCTTCTAGGAGTTCAGAATATAGCAAGCCATCTCGTCCAACGGCACCAAAGCCTAAGTTTAAACAGGATTCTCTTGGACCAAACCAAGCCCGTGCCATGTATTCTTTTGCTGGTGAACAGCCAGGTGATCtatcttttcaaaaggGCGATATCATTGATATTGTCGAAAGAAGTGGTTCCCATGATGATTGGTGGACTGGAAGAATTGGCTACCGCGAAGGTATTTTTCCAGCTAACTATGTAAAATTGTCGTAATTTCGTTTTTACCGGTGCATTAATCATATATATCCTTAATCCCCCTacattatttctttatagCTTTTTACCCTTTTACCCCTTTACTTTTGAAGCACCGacttttttagtttttacGCTAAAggaatagaaaaaaaaaataactcTTAACCCGGCTCTATCATTAAAGGTCTTTGTACTTAATTGGTGGCTACAATAAAATCATATGTTTATAATTCTGTTATAATTTTTCACATGAACGTAGtgctattttttaacatgaATTGCAAAGGAGTATTTGTGATGGCAAAATAATATACACATTGAAGTAATTTCGTATACGATTGCATTAATTCAACATAGCTGAGTTTCTCAATACCTTCAAATTGGGGATGTATGTTTGGAAAGCCACTTTTTGGCAGATACAGAAAGCATTGGACTCAATGTGGTGTAAACTTCAGAGTGATACTCATTCAAATACTTGACCTCCTCGGGAGAAAGAAGAGATGGATCAATAAGCTTTTGACAATGGGGTGCAAGAGTGAGGTCTTTAAGTCCCAAATAGGTGCGGCCAGCAAAGCGGTTTTCAGTGTTCACTTCTGTAATATACACACAATTTTCAACACGATATCCAAAATGTCCATCTTCATAAAAACCAGGTTCATTGCTTGTAACCATGCCAGCTTGTAATGGTGCACTATTAAAAACTTCGCGAGATCCAATGCCGACTGGTAGTTCATGaacatttaaaaagcttCCTACTCCATGGCCAGTACCATGTAAATAGTCCAAGCCATATTTCCAAAGATATTGACGAGCGAGTACATCAATCATGTAACCAGTAGTTCCTTTTGGGAAAACAATATTTGCAAGAGCAATGTGGCCTTTCAAAGCCAACGTTGCAGTCTGACGCTCAAACTCAGACGGCTCTCCAAAATGCCACGTTCTAGTAACATCCGTGGTACCATCTTTATACTGTGCACCAGAATCACAAAGATAAATCTTAGTCGGATCTATGATTGCACTTCCAGTTGCGGGAGGCGAGTAATGGATAACTGCCCCATTCGGTCCAGTTGAACTAATAGTTTCAAATGACAGACCCATAAACAggttattttttcttcggAATTGTTCAAGTTTGGTGGCTGCGTCGAActcattaattttatttccGGAATTAAGATATTCATCCAGCCAAGCAAAATATTCAACTAAGGCACATCCATCGCGAATATGACATTCCTTCATTCCTTTTAATTCAGCATCGTTCTTAATGCCTTTGGCCTGTGAAATAGGACTCAATATAGGCATCACTTTAGTTTCTCCAAAAGAAGTTGCTATACACCAAGAAGTTTTGCTTGAAATGCCTATTCTAGTCAAATTAGAGTTCTTGGCGTCAGAAAACACTCTATCATATGGAagaatttttacaaagCCATCGAGGTGCTTAGATACTTCGGGAGTAACCTTGCGTTCGTCCACATACAAGAATGCTTCATCAAGTGTAACTAATGagtatgcaaaaaaaacaggATTGTATGGGACATCAGCTCCGCGTAAATTGTAAAGCCATGCCACTTCATCCAACATCGAAACAACAAATGCCTCAATTTTCTGTTCCTTCATGGCTTCACGAAGGTTATGAAGTTTTTCATCAACGCCCAAGCCTGCATATTTGATTTCTTGTACGATCAGTTTTTCGAGTGGTTCTTTAGGGCGAGAAGCCCCCCAAACGATATCAACCAAGTTATCATGATCACCGACTAAAACAGCACCACTTTTGAGAAATAGGGACTCACGAAGCGCTTTGGCTGCGGGAAAAGTAATGAGACTAGAGTCAATTCCAACCTTTTCATTACACTTCGTCATTTGGGTACAGTATTCTTCCCACGTGGGTACACCGGTAAATCCCTGCTTCATTAGCGTCCAATTTTCATCAAGCTGTTGAGATGCTTGATTGAAATATCGCCCATCGGTAAAAAGAGCTGCTGATGTTTCAC
This portion of the Schizosaccharomyces pombe strain 972h- genome assembly, chromosome: I genome encodes:
- the tah18 gene encoding NADPH-dependent diflavin oxidoreductase Tah18 — its product is MKNSHIYILYGSETGTAEGLAESLFRSLTRMGYDVLVNSMDDFNLENLLRPLQCVFICSTTGQGEMPLNMRKFWRFLLRKKLPNTFLNDMQYAVFGCGDTSYTRFNWASKKLDSRLRQLGAQSFSSRGEGDEQHPDGVEGVFAYWCNHLYSQLAAIKTPSRPAFGEFDLLPPSFQIIIDESLGCKVKGFEDNNIVRHSRGKIEATLVHNKRISNIKHWQDVRHLAFKIPNFERWKPGDVAVLYPWNDDMSVNSFIECMGWESIKYSPLIISSNVAERKLPWFPNILNVFNLVKYVLSIHSVPSRTFFEMASHFSNNKMHKERLQEFSSYKNIDDYYDYTTRPRRTVLETLQEFKSVQIPIEYALDAFPVIRGRQYSIANRCDNSTGILELAVALVKYQTILKSPRQGICSRWICDLHENTSFNIDILPGFLNLSYQSNKPLIMVGPGTGVAPLRALIQERIYNGLKENLLFFGCRNKSMDFLFEKDWEKYTEEGTLKLFCAFSRDQEKKKYVQHSIQENGELVYNLLNEKDGMFFVSGSSGKMPSSVKDAIAGIVSKYSGCSISDGYSFVTSLEKKNRYYQETW
- the vps17 gene encoding retromer complex subunit Vps17 — its product is MSSQHSTDDLMNSHVFSGGFSTLDDKGFQDVPIHTDMPGSISVEPSSEDANVGSVNGNINETPVFEADRLIAEATMNPSAASSTTGENSISQTGSGPFLRIRIVDIEAENSKDPVIKMNVQTTLPAYRSKLYKNVRRTHAEFKKFAKYLISTHPECLIPAVPEAKTSVSSGIKEDLIYLKSGLQSWLNYVSTNPNLLYDPELQLFVESDYGYSPLINTGNPTSGLKRKALKQFPLPPDPCQALANLRPIVKSFYKNAKDAEIKLEKLVNRKQSLALTHADLGQSLIDYSVEEQHNGLANALNRVGKMLQAISDVRIMQSSKQLVTLADSLCYASDNAFVVKEILSNRHILMRDLISSKNQTNSYLSAANRLQDSPKISKARTDDALQALEVARVHEKLLSDKVDFVTLNLVKESKTYTKKTSVSLQKAIREYVEKEAYYERRLLSIMESIRPHIRNIDPFGGLSRLGREEYPRRLSNPPPSQKTNQDAWTNRKRPGYSSSFDGSSQSTFNPSNNDGAHNTSENADELVEPPIGNERLDPKSVANLLNAI
- the lsb4 gene encoding actin cortical patch component Lsb4, whose amino-acid sequence is MGLHNPLPSSLKSECKKAGKILTSFVDPRQTLGAQEVIPPSVLTNAKGLVIMTVLKAGFLFSGRIGSGLIVARLDDGTWSAPSAVMTGGMGVGAQIGSELTDFVIILNSKAAVQTFARLGSITLGGNLSIAAGPLGRNAEAGGGASVGGMAPMFSYSKTKGLFAGVSLEGSVLVERRDANRSLYRGDITAKRLLSGQVAQPAAADPLYRVLNSKIFNLNRGDEGDIYNDVPIYADDEPEDIWGPSSKSTKRRDSADRSSSYSRRGDSYRSNRSRAHDDDDEDDYSFSRSKSLSRKTAGGSLRSSKMDNRRSKYADTPSPRRSRSYSDEDEESVYSSDVSTESSSQFSSRSSEYSKPSRPTAPKPKFKQDSLGPNQARAMYSFAGEQPGDLSFQKGDIIDIVERSGSHDDWWTGRIGYREGIFPANYVKLS
- the fra1 gene encoding Fe-responsive transcriptional regulator; its protein translation is MVVHTGNRLNKLRELMKERGYTLYVVPSEDAHSSEYTCDADARRAFISGFDGSAGCAVIGETSAALFTDGRYFNQASQQLDENWTLMKQGFTGVPTWEEYCTQMTKCNEKVGIDSSLITFPAAKALRESLFLKSGAVLVGDHDNLVDIVWGASRPKEPLEKLIVQEIKYAGLGVDEKLHNLREAMKEQKIEAFVVSMLDEVAWLYNLRGADVPYNPVFFAYSLVTLDEAFLYVDERKVTPEVSKHLDGFVKILPYDRVFSDAKNSNLTRIGISSKTSWCIATSFGETKVMPILSPISQAKGIKNDAELKGMKECHIRDGCALVEYFAWLDEYLNSGNKINEFDAATKLEQFRRKNNLFMGLSFETISSTGPNGAVIHYSPPATGSAIIDPTKIYLCDSGAQYKDGTTDVTRTWHFGEPSEFERQTATLALKGHIALANIVFPKGTTGYMIDVLARQYLWKYGLDYLHGTGHGVGSFLNVHELPVGIGSREVFNSAPLQAGMVTSNEPGFYEDGHFGYRVENCVYITEVNTENRFAGRTYLGLKDLTLAPHCQKLIDPSLLSPEEVKYLNEYHSEVYTTLSPMLSVSAKKWLSKHTSPI